The proteins below are encoded in one region of Planctopirus limnophila DSM 3776:
- the rfaE2 gene encoding D-glycero-beta-D-manno-heptose 1-phosphate adenylyltransferase, whose amino-acid sequence MSYHLIDAVERLGCPRLLVVGDLILDRYVWGDAERISQEAPVILLHEQRQELRLGGAANVAQMVKGLDAEVTLLSIIGADEEGRQACRELERLDIDSGSVCIDPSRPTTLKTRYMGSAQYRHPHQMLRVDREVRNAIDSQLANRLLNQILPHLKDFQAILVSDYGKGLCTQELLEPLIAAARKAGIPVVVDPASHGKCAAYRGATSVTPNRLETTRATGVEVRTVEDAFVAGKKLCELMSLDYAFVTMDRDGIALVHKDGTSEHLPTRPREVCDITGAGDMVMAMIGVGLGAGLAPADLGRLANVAGGLEVEQIGVVAISREEILTDLMRTHRHAEGKILNVPALQRHVSARQKTGQKVVFTNGCFDLLHAGHVSYLTEAACEGECLIVAINSDDSVRRLGKAPDRPIFDQEYRARMLAALEVVDYVVVFDEDTPHALLHALKPDVLVKGGTYSAEEIVGREVVLAYGGTVKPMGMVEGLSTTQIVRRLREQDATVLSLAAHTQAVGAPASAGHVDRKAA is encoded by the coding sequence ATGTCGTATCACCTCATCGACGCAGTCGAGCGTCTGGGTTGCCCACGGTTACTGGTCGTTGGCGATCTCATTCTGGATCGTTACGTCTGGGGTGATGCCGAGCGGATCTCCCAGGAAGCTCCGGTCATTCTGCTGCATGAACAGCGTCAGGAACTTCGGCTGGGCGGTGCTGCGAACGTCGCCCAGATGGTCAAAGGACTCGATGCCGAAGTTACCTTGCTAAGCATCATTGGAGCTGATGAAGAAGGGCGGCAGGCCTGCCGCGAACTGGAACGACTCGATATTGATTCCGGCTCGGTCTGTATCGATCCCTCCCGGCCAACGACGTTGAAAACACGCTACATGGGGAGTGCGCAGTACCGGCATCCTCATCAGATGTTGCGTGTCGATCGGGAAGTTCGCAATGCGATTGACTCTCAGTTGGCAAACCGATTGCTCAATCAGATTCTGCCCCATTTGAAAGACTTTCAGGCCATCCTGGTTTCCGATTACGGCAAAGGTCTGTGTACACAGGAGTTGCTTGAACCATTGATTGCGGCTGCTCGAAAGGCGGGAATTCCCGTCGTGGTCGATCCCGCCAGTCATGGAAAATGTGCCGCTTATCGCGGTGCCACATCCGTCACACCCAATCGCCTGGAAACCACGCGTGCCACGGGAGTTGAAGTGCGCACGGTGGAAGATGCCTTCGTTGCCGGTAAAAAGCTCTGCGAACTGATGTCGCTCGATTACGCATTCGTGACGATGGATCGTGACGGAATTGCGCTGGTGCACAAGGATGGAACTTCAGAACATCTTCCGACCCGGCCGCGCGAAGTCTGTGACATTACCGGCGCTGGCGATATGGTCATGGCCATGATTGGCGTGGGCTTGGGAGCCGGATTGGCACCTGCCGATCTGGGGCGGCTGGCGAATGTCGCAGGCGGGCTCGAAGTCGAACAAATTGGTGTGGTCGCCATTTCGCGGGAAGAGATCCTCACCGATCTCATGCGGACCCATCGACATGCCGAAGGAAAAATTCTGAACGTGCCGGCACTGCAACGGCATGTCAGTGCCCGGCAGAAGACTGGCCAGAAAGTTGTTTTCACCAATGGCTGTTTTGATCTGCTCCACGCCGGCCATGTCAGTTACCTGACGGAAGCGGCCTGCGAAGGCGAATGCCTGATTGTGGCGATCAATAGTGATGACAGCGTCCGCCGACTGGGGAAAGCTCCCGATCGACCAATTTTCGATCAGGAGTATCGCGCCCGCATGCTGGCTGCACTGGAAGTCGTCGATTACGTCGTTGTCTTCGATGAAGATACCCCTCACGCCTTGCTGCATGCCTTGAAGCCCGATGTCCTGGTGAAGGGCGGTACTTACTCAGCCGAAGAAATTGTGGGCCGGGAGGTCGTGCTGGCTTACGGTGGAACTGTGAAGCCGATGGGGATGGTTGAAGGTCTTTCGACCACTCAGATCGTCCGCCGACTTCGCGAGCAGGATGCGACTGTGCTTTCGCTGGCGGCACATACTCAGGCAGTCGGTGCACCAGCATCGGCTGGTCATGTGGATCGGAAAGCGGCATGA
- a CDS encoding glucan biosynthesis protein G, protein MANDSPPKLESRMSHVQSFADLDLVASELAKGPVLPTDPLPQSLAEMTYDQHRMIRFRPERSFWLDEKRPYWLQTFHRGFVHKDQVQLYLLESLGLGVATQNSVRPRLVEFDKAHFKYEGDLKAGDLPADLGYAGVRFIGFFPGNPQYSEVASFVGASYFRAHSEKTVWGSSARGLAINCGLPKAEEFPVFRAFYVQQPKPGDLSLTFLALLDSESVAGAYQFVMTPGIEATTFDVTARLHFRKVPEKLGIAPLTSMWMWGDALAGPKGDHRPEVHDADGLLMKGGDGQWAWRSFYRQNYPSLVRYPFEKLAGFGVIQRDRNSEHYKDDEARYSERPSVWIEPQVPWEKGALELLELPAEHEGIDNVATWWVPDQKPVVGQPLDLKYRVSFFGGDPPEHQQAKVTAVDLVRESPKKFVFRVDLTGARLAEANPEKVNLELISIRCAITSQRIEKVSDQQWVLHLVAEPTGEGPLELIARLSDEGQPITERWSYLCPLEAPPVVLPPWRVQQNQQETSR, encoded by the coding sequence ATGGCGAACGATTCACCTCCCAAGCTGGAGAGTCGGATGAGCCATGTGCAGTCGTTTGCAGATCTGGATCTGGTGGCCAGTGAACTGGCGAAAGGTCCCGTTCTCCCGACAGATCCTTTGCCTCAATCGCTGGCCGAGATGACTTATGATCAGCACCGGATGATTCGCTTTCGGCCAGAGCGAAGTTTCTGGCTGGATGAGAAGCGGCCCTATTGGTTGCAGACCTTCCATCGCGGTTTCGTGCACAAAGACCAGGTGCAGCTTTACCTGTTGGAATCTCTGGGGTTGGGGGTCGCCACACAGAATTCTGTCCGGCCAAGGCTGGTAGAGTTCGATAAGGCTCATTTCAAGTACGAAGGCGACTTGAAGGCGGGGGATTTGCCGGCCGATCTCGGTTATGCGGGCGTCCGCTTCATTGGATTTTTCCCGGGCAATCCGCAGTATTCGGAAGTCGCCTCGTTTGTGGGTGCCAGTTACTTCCGGGCTCACAGTGAGAAGACAGTCTGGGGCTCTTCGGCCCGTGGCTTGGCGATTAACTGCGGGCTTCCTAAAGCGGAAGAGTTTCCGGTCTTTCGGGCGTTTTATGTGCAACAACCCAAGCCGGGTGATTTGTCGCTCACCTTTCTGGCACTGCTTGATAGCGAGAGTGTGGCGGGGGCTTATCAGTTCGTGATGACTCCTGGAATTGAGGCGACCACCTTTGATGTGACGGCTCGTCTGCATTTCCGCAAAGTTCCCGAGAAGTTGGGGATCGCGCCCTTAACCAGCATGTGGATGTGGGGTGATGCGTTGGCAGGTCCCAAAGGCGATCACCGCCCCGAAGTGCATGATGCCGACGGTTTGCTGATGAAGGGTGGCGATGGTCAGTGGGCCTGGAGAAGTTTTTACAGGCAGAATTACCCATCGCTGGTGCGATACCCGTTTGAAAAGCTCGCAGGCTTTGGCGTCATTCAGCGCGATCGAAATTCCGAGCATTACAAAGATGATGAGGCGCGGTATTCGGAGCGTCCCAGTGTCTGGATCGAACCACAGGTTCCGTGGGAAAAGGGAGCTCTGGAACTCCTGGAGTTGCCAGCGGAACATGAGGGGATCGATAACGTGGCAACGTGGTGGGTGCCTGATCAGAAGCCGGTCGTTGGTCAGCCACTGGATCTGAAGTATCGAGTCAGTTTTTTTGGCGGTGATCCGCCCGAACATCAACAGGCGAAAGTCACGGCTGTTGATCTGGTTCGGGAAAGTCCCAAGAAGTTTGTCTTTCGAGTCGATCTAACTGGCGCACGTCTTGCAGAAGCGAATCCGGAGAAAGTGAATTTGGAACTGATCTCGATCCGCTGTGCGATCACTTCTCAGCGGATTGAAAAAGTTTCAGATCAGCAGTGGGTACTGCATCTTGTTGCCGAACCGACAGGTGAAGGCCCCCTGGAATTGATTGCCCGGCTGAGCGATGAAGGCCAGCCCATCACAGAACGATGGAGTTATCTGTGCCCGTTGGAGGCTCCCCCGGTGGTTTTGCCACCGTGGCGTGTTCAACAGAATCAACAGGAGACATCTCGATGA
- a CDS encoding sigma-70 family RNA polymerase sigma factor, with translation MDQSQLALRELLNQGASRGFLTYAEIDRYIPDEGGDPALVDELIMALEAAGLDAVEPEGGIDPLQSLPPLEMLEPESNSSSRDPIRMYLSQMGHIPLLTREREIYLAKQIEMTRRWFRRRMLESDFAIRIVVDTVHKVRLGELPFERTLRTSDTESVQKDQILARMPHNLPTIERMLDENKQDFTLLRAAIGTPEEAVIRERMAIRRSKLATLCEELSVRTQRLQPVMRRMEQISLRMTELQKQISARQIRKMPMTAADVAAAEAELEGLIQDVQELPADFQKRIRRVLEKFGGWTRSKQQLSGGNLRLVVSIAKKYRNRGLSFLDLIQEGNAGLMRGVEKYEFRRGYKFSTYATWWIRQAITRAVADHARTIRIPVHMFQSISTLKNKSEQIRQETGREPTIEELALAVDMSVEDTERIMKTWKHPMSLDTPIGESEDSSFGDFLEDSHESTPADNALREMLRDKIDIVLRSLTYREREIIRLRYGLGDGYSYTLEETGRIFKVTRERIRQIESKALKKLQHHTRAHHLQGFVEDLLPNPAAPGALLNSDTILSEESKSSPAARRRKDSMTLAAAN, from the coding sequence ATGGATCAATCACAACTCGCACTTCGTGAACTGCTGAATCAGGGCGCCTCGCGCGGCTTTCTGACGTACGCGGAAATCGACAGGTACATCCCTGATGAAGGGGGTGATCCTGCCCTCGTTGACGAACTCATCATGGCCCTTGAGGCTGCCGGTCTCGATGCCGTTGAGCCTGAGGGTGGTATTGATCCACTGCAATCGTTGCCTCCGCTGGAAATGCTTGAGCCGGAATCCAACTCCAGCTCGCGTGATCCGATTCGCATGTACTTGAGCCAGATGGGCCACATCCCCCTGCTGACACGCGAACGGGAAATCTACCTGGCCAAACAAATCGAAATGACTCGCCGCTGGTTCCGCCGACGCATGCTCGAATCCGATTTCGCGATTCGCATTGTTGTCGATACGGTTCACAAAGTCCGGCTCGGGGAACTTCCCTTTGAGCGCACATTGCGGACTTCAGATACCGAAAGCGTTCAGAAAGATCAGATTCTGGCTCGTATGCCTCACAATCTGCCGACCATTGAGCGCATGCTCGATGAGAACAAGCAGGATTTCACACTCCTTCGAGCAGCCATCGGGACTCCCGAAGAAGCCGTCATTCGCGAACGCATGGCCATTCGTCGCAGCAAGCTGGCCACCCTCTGTGAAGAACTCAGTGTCCGCACACAAAGGCTCCAGCCTGTCATGCGGCGTATGGAACAGATCTCGCTTCGGATGACAGAACTCCAGAAGCAGATTTCTGCCCGCCAGATTCGCAAGATGCCGATGACAGCCGCTGACGTGGCTGCCGCTGAAGCCGAACTGGAAGGGTTGATTCAGGATGTGCAGGAACTGCCAGCCGATTTCCAGAAGCGCATTCGCCGAGTTCTCGAAAAATTTGGTGGCTGGACACGTTCCAAGCAGCAGCTTTCTGGCGGTAACCTCAGGCTGGTGGTCTCGATTGCCAAGAAGTATCGCAACCGGGGCCTGAGCTTTCTCGACCTGATTCAGGAAGGAAATGCCGGTCTGATGCGTGGTGTCGAGAAGTACGAATTCCGCCGTGGTTATAAGTTCTCCACCTACGCCACATGGTGGATTCGTCAGGCGATTACCCGTGCCGTTGCCGATCATGCCCGGACGATTCGTATTCCAGTCCACATGTTCCAAAGCATTTCCACGCTGAAGAACAAGAGCGAACAGATCCGCCAGGAAACAGGTCGCGAGCCAACCATCGAGGAGCTGGCACTGGCCGTCGATATGTCGGTCGAAGATACCGAACGAATCATGAAGACCTGGAAGCACCCGATGAGTCTCGATACACCGATCGGTGAAAGCGAAGACTCCAGCTTTGGTGATTTCCTGGAAGATAGTCACGAATCGACTCCAGCCGACAACGCCCTGCGTGAAATGCTGCGGGATAAGATCGATATCGTGCTCCGCAGCCTGACGTATCGCGAACGGGAAATCATTCGTTTGCGTTACGGCCTGGGCGACGGCTACAGCTACACTCTCGAAGAAACGGGCCGAATTTTTAAGGTCACTCGCGAGCGTATCCGCCAGATTGAATCGAAGGCTCTCAAGAAGTTGCAGCACCACACGCGTGCTCATCACCTGCAAGGCTTCGTGGAAGATCTCCTTCCGAACCCTGCTGCCCCCGGTGCACTGCTGAACTCGGATACGATTCTTTCTGAAGAATCGAAAAGTTCACCTGCAGCACGTCGGCGCAAAGACTCCATGACACTCGCGGCAGCCAACTGA
- a CDS encoding phosphotransferase, translated as MMVESALKVATRLEPIPASWQQYLIETCRQNFDWLSQVSELEIQRVQSAAFSGAQVFQLHVPELGQFALRLWPTDAMPPARLTGLHALLRHTQQLGLPVAAPVPVSKRKVAQGTMSCFWIMANSPRLTGSISASIDRLRTNSSGMNTLGREEDFLCQLEPWLKGQPLDANHLDESDATKAMAMLARWHTAASSFAPPPSCQAWFGPSHQGVSPTVLKCLAKLTRQEAGLAHRDAVEHGVGETRLNSFDDFGCLAKLRKLAQLVDGLIPLITRELAPWAHQKIPLTPCWGDFWCQHVLMEHGEVSGLLDATAARTDSVAIDLARFLGSLHIIRPSTRELCFEVYRGVRSFSEIEIRLARVMERVGLLMAGMFWIESLIGKNARDHQSRNLQQWQMISMRLDWLLCRLSLLHAELLENPGLNLR; from the coding sequence ATGATGGTGGAGTCAGCATTGAAAGTGGCAACGCGTCTGGAGCCGATTCCTGCCTCCTGGCAACAGTATTTGATCGAAACGTGCCGCCAGAATTTTGACTGGTTGAGTCAAGTTTCTGAGTTGGAAATTCAACGGGTTCAAAGTGCCGCCTTCAGTGGTGCTCAGGTTTTTCAGTTGCATGTACCAGAGCTCGGGCAGTTTGCACTCAGGCTCTGGCCGACTGATGCCATGCCACCCGCGCGATTGACGGGGCTCCACGCCTTGTTGCGGCATACACAGCAACTTGGGTTACCAGTTGCTGCTCCTGTGCCTGTTTCAAAGCGTAAGGTCGCTCAAGGAACCATGAGTTGCTTTTGGATCATGGCCAATTCACCGCGATTGACCGGCTCGATTTCAGCGAGCATTGACAGACTGCGCACGAACTCTTCGGGCATGAATACGTTGGGCCGGGAGGAAGATTTCCTCTGCCAGCTAGAACCGTGGCTGAAGGGGCAACCACTCGATGCCAATCATCTCGATGAGTCAGACGCGACTAAAGCCATGGCCATGCTGGCGCGCTGGCATACGGCTGCCAGTTCTTTTGCACCACCGCCATCGTGCCAGGCATGGTTTGGTCCGAGCCACCAGGGCGTTTCGCCGACAGTTCTCAAATGTCTGGCCAAGCTTACCCGCCAAGAGGCTGGGCTGGCCCATCGTGATGCGGTGGAACATGGCGTTGGGGAAACTCGTCTCAACAGTTTCGATGATTTTGGGTGTTTGGCTAAACTTCGCAAGCTAGCTCAACTTGTCGATGGTTTGATTCCACTAATCACCCGGGAATTGGCACCCTGGGCGCACCAAAAAATTCCGCTCACGCCGTGCTGGGGCGATTTCTGGTGCCAGCATGTTCTCATGGAGCATGGTGAGGTTTCCGGGTTACTCGATGCGACGGCCGCTCGAACAGATTCCGTCGCCATTGATCTTGCGAGGTTTCTGGGAAGTCTTCATATCATCAGGCCTTCCACCCGGGAGCTGTGTTTTGAAGTTTATCGTGGTGTTCGTTCATTCTCCGAAATCGAGATTCGCCTTGCCCGTGTCATGGAGCGAGTGGGCTTGCTGATGGCGGGGATGTTCTGGATCGAATCATTGATTGGGAAAAACGCCCGAGATCACCAGTCACGGAATCTGCAGCAGTGGCAGATGATCTCGATGCGATTGGACTGGCTGTTGTGCCGCCTGAGTCTTCTGCATGCCGAGCTGCTGGAGAATCCAGGGCTTAACTTGAGATAG
- the mdoH gene encoding glucans biosynthesis glucosyltransferase MdoH — MNASSITPLKVSQVSQPGSRRFRLSLAVLTLTTTAFAIWLFLWSLGDISKNPATWLLVPLFALLVLIISFSFWTSTLGLWLTITQRRQSASTSQSSHSSLPRTAILMPVYNETPASVFANVQAMIESLATTPHAADFDLFVLSDTTNPDIWLEEERMWGRLCQRLTGPTNVFYRRRPKNTARKAGNIADFCERWGTQYDLMIVLDADSVMDGQTMVEMARRMQDDPALGILQVPPVPVNRLSFFARLQQFSARLYSPVHMEGFSSWASFDSNYWGHNAIIRVAPFIDHCGLPTLPGVAPLGGEILSHDFVEAALMARGGWKVALAHDLAGSYEECPTTLLDYAKRDQRWCQGNLQHMRLIISEGLRPISRLHLAMGVMSYLASPLWLLFTLLGLLAMAIDGIWLGSTQERISGLVVFAFTMFLLMAPKVWSLVALAFDRPRREQFGGWSKIIPSVLIETAASVLVAPIMMLFHTRFVISTLLGEKVQWNAQNRGDGDIDFLAACRVFGPHTLTGLVGSALILFFAPGLFLWLSPILLGLSLTIPFSRILGSVELGQWLAHRRLLLIPEESELTPILKLQQRALEQHEQYANAHDRSQLLGELLSDPGFQALHASILQQTAAGLPAPEAKVREWTQAILTQGPESLSVEDRRQLLLDREALRELHIQYRVRQLHPDQAATASPM, encoded by the coding sequence GTGAATGCCAGCAGCATCACTCCTTTGAAGGTCTCACAGGTTTCTCAGCCGGGAAGTCGTCGCTTTCGACTGTCGCTCGCTGTGCTCACTCTGACGACAACCGCTTTTGCGATCTGGCTGTTTTTGTGGTCGTTGGGAGATATTTCCAAGAATCCGGCAACTTGGCTGCTGGTGCCTTTATTTGCTCTGCTGGTGCTGATCATTTCCTTCTCGTTCTGGACCAGCACCCTCGGCTTGTGGCTGACAATTACCCAGCGTCGCCAGTCAGCATCGACTTCGCAGTCATCGCACAGTTCTTTACCAAGAACGGCGATCCTGATGCCTGTTTACAATGAAACTCCCGCCAGTGTGTTCGCGAATGTCCAGGCGATGATTGAATCGCTTGCCACCACACCGCATGCGGCGGACTTTGACCTGTTTGTTCTGAGTGATACGACGAACCCGGATATCTGGCTGGAAGAGGAGCGGATGTGGGGCCGCCTTTGTCAGCGACTGACCGGCCCGACCAACGTTTTTTACCGCCGACGGCCGAAAAATACGGCACGCAAGGCGGGGAACATTGCTGATTTCTGTGAACGCTGGGGCACACAATACGATCTGATGATTGTGCTCGATGCCGACAGTGTGATGGATGGCCAGACGATGGTCGAAATGGCCCGTCGCATGCAGGATGACCCTGCCCTGGGAATTCTGCAGGTGCCACCTGTCCCTGTGAACCGGCTTTCATTTTTTGCACGACTGCAGCAGTTCTCAGCCAGACTTTACAGCCCGGTCCATATGGAAGGCTTCAGTTCGTGGGCGAGCTTTGACAGCAACTACTGGGGACATAATGCGATTATCCGCGTGGCTCCTTTTATTGATCACTGCGGGTTGCCCACACTCCCGGGCGTGGCACCCCTAGGTGGCGAAATTCTGAGCCACGATTTTGTAGAAGCCGCTCTGATGGCACGCGGTGGCTGGAAAGTGGCTCTCGCGCACGATCTGGCGGGGAGCTATGAAGAATGCCCCACGACACTGCTGGATTATGCGAAGCGAGATCAGCGGTGGTGCCAGGGAAATCTGCAGCACATGCGGCTGATTATCAGCGAAGGTTTGAGGCCGATCAGCCGTCTGCATCTGGCCATGGGCGTGATGTCTTATCTGGCATCGCCTCTGTGGCTGCTGTTTACGCTGCTGGGGCTCTTGGCCATGGCGATCGACGGGATCTGGCTGGGGAGTACTCAAGAACGCATCAGCGGGCTGGTGGTCTTTGCCTTCACCATGTTTCTACTCATGGCCCCGAAGGTCTGGAGTCTGGTGGCTTTGGCGTTTGATCGCCCGCGAAGAGAACAGTTCGGTGGCTGGTCGAAGATTATTCCCAGCGTGCTGATCGAAACCGCCGCCTCAGTGCTCGTGGCGCCCATCATGATGCTGTTTCATACACGATTTGTAATTTCCACCTTATTGGGCGAGAAAGTGCAGTGGAATGCCCAGAACCGGGGAGATGGTGATATTGATTTTCTGGCGGCCTGCCGGGTTTTTGGCCCGCATACATTGACCGGGCTGGTGGGAAGTGCCTTGATACTTTTCTTTGCTCCCGGCCTGTTTTTGTGGTTATCGCCCATTCTGCTGGGGTTATCGCTGACCATTCCTTTCTCGAGAATTCTGGGCAGTGTCGAACTGGGGCAATGGCTCGCTCATCGGCGACTGCTCCTGATTCCAGAAGAATCGGAACTCACACCGATTCTCAAGCTGCAGCAGCGTGCTCTGGAACAGCATGAGCAATACGCGAATGCCCATGATCGCAGCCAGTTACTCGGAGAGTTGCTTTCCGACCCGGGCTTTCAAGCATTGCATGCTTCGATCCTGCAGCAGACAGCCGCTGGGCTCCCGGCTCCGGAAGCCAAAGTTCGCGAATGGACTCAAGCCATACTTACTCAAGGGCCCGAGAGTTTGAGTGTCGAGGATCGCCGGCAGCTATTACTCGATCGAGAGGCACTGCGTGAATTGCATATTCAGTATCGAGTGCGGCAATTACATCCCGATCAGGCAGCGACTGCTTCGCCTATGTAG
- a CDS encoding porin, translating to MPPEPPAVTEGKVRLDESETNPSLPANPAPGSYDELLKRLEKNEQEIARLNSELSSNVDNDRSFRDVFEERWSKVQDPSITTVDEQTYTPGGSKPKQWYDRLSIRGYAQFRYNFVVDEDGAPAQLIGDRSVSDDQSFLIRRARLIISGDVSENLYVYLQTDFASTVPDSDDSTYYAQIRDWYGDLYFDEDKVHRVRIGQSKVPYGWEDLQSSSNRAPLDRSDSINSATRNERDLGVVYYWTPEGAQDLFKEVLDRGLKGSGNYGVFGIGAFNGQGGSTLEENDNLHLYTRLSVPHKLDNGQILEMGVQAYTGKYVVGSAPIRPLGVPPAMIPAGTIGAGDDGGIVDQRLAGTFVWYPQPWGLQAEWNIGNGPGLNDEQTAVVKRSLTGGYVMALYRLETESHGTIFPFGRYTYYQGGLKNFANAPYGTINEWELGFEWQINPQMEFSTQYTIADRTNVSARSSGTSYGQFRGDIIRCQFQINY from the coding sequence TTGCCTCCAGAACCTCCCGCTGTGACCGAGGGCAAGGTTCGTCTCGATGAATCGGAAACAAATCCTTCGCTTCCTGCCAATCCTGCGCCAGGCTCCTACGACGAACTGCTGAAGCGTCTGGAAAAAAACGAACAGGAAATCGCCCGGCTGAACAGCGAGTTAAGTTCCAACGTCGACAATGACCGCTCGTTCCGCGATGTCTTTGAGGAACGCTGGAGCAAGGTTCAAGACCCTTCGATTACAACCGTCGATGAGCAGACCTATACTCCCGGAGGATCAAAACCCAAGCAGTGGTACGACCGCCTGAGCATCAGGGGTTATGCCCAGTTTCGATACAACTTCGTGGTCGATGAAGACGGCGCACCGGCTCAACTCATTGGCGACCGCTCGGTCAGTGATGATCAGTCATTTCTCATTCGACGGGCACGACTGATCATCTCAGGCGATGTCTCCGAGAATCTGTATGTCTATCTTCAAACCGATTTCGCCTCCACGGTGCCGGATAGTGACGATTCGACCTACTATGCACAGATCCGCGACTGGTATGGCGATCTGTACTTCGATGAGGATAAAGTTCACCGCGTTCGTATCGGACAGTCCAAAGTCCCTTACGGCTGGGAAGACCTCCAATCCAGTTCCAACCGGGCTCCCCTGGATCGCAGCGACAGCATTAACTCAGCGACCAGAAACGAGCGCGATCTGGGTGTCGTCTACTACTGGACACCTGAAGGAGCTCAGGACCTTTTCAAAGAAGTTCTCGATCGAGGTCTCAAAGGTTCTGGAAACTACGGTGTCTTCGGCATTGGGGCTTTTAACGGTCAAGGGGGCTCGACTCTCGAAGAAAATGACAACCTGCACCTTTACACACGACTGTCTGTCCCTCATAAGCTCGATAACGGCCAGATTCTCGAAATGGGCGTACAGGCCTACACCGGAAAGTATGTCGTGGGCTCTGCTCCCATTCGACCATTAGGTGTGCCCCCCGCCATGATCCCCGCGGGCACCATTGGAGCCGGAGATGATGGTGGCATTGTCGATCAGCGCCTGGCAGGGACGTTCGTCTGGTATCCTCAACCCTGGGGCTTGCAGGCCGAGTGGAATATTGGCAATGGCCCCGGCCTCAATGACGAGCAGACGGCTGTCGTCAAACGCTCATTGACTGGTGGCTATGTCATGGCCTTATACCGTCTGGAAACCGAGTCACACGGCACCATCTTCCCTTTTGGTCGCTACACCTATTATCAGGGTGGACTCAAGAATTTCGCCAACGCCCCCTACGGCACGATCAACGAATGGGAACTGGGTTTCGAGTGGCAGATCAATCCGCAGATGGAATTTTCTACTCAGTACACGATAGCCGATCGTACAAATGTCTCGGCTCGCTCCTCAGGAACATCTTATGGACAATTCCGCGGAGATATCATTCGCTGTCAGTTCCAGATTAACTATTAA
- a CDS encoding citrate synthase: MSDATLDKEKIAAKGLKGIVAADSQVCDVDGDLGKLIYRGFNIHELAESSTFEETSYLLLLGELPTATQLKEFTELLIHHREIDAPVLDCLKSLPPSTPPMTALRTAVSISGCYDPLAEDNSRAANLEKSVRLTAEMATITAAFRRLREGLEPIAPRKDLSHAGNFMYMLNGTVPSEDATRAMDLILILHAEHGLNASTFAARVIAATLADLYSAVTGAIGALKGPLHGGANTEVLKVLMEIGSVDNVASYVETTRANKGKFMGFGHAVYKVEDPRARHLKALSERLGKETGDPKWYDMSILMERLVRESINRYCNVDFYSASLQHYMGIPGDLFTCVFATSRIVGWCAHVLEQLADNKIIRPSSNYIGAPERHYVPVSQR; encoded by the coding sequence ATGTCCGACGCTACGCTCGACAAGGAAAAAATCGCTGCCAAAGGTCTCAAAGGGATCGTGGCTGCTGATTCTCAAGTCTGTGATGTGGATGGCGATCTGGGCAAACTGATTTATCGCGGCTTTAACATTCACGAACTGGCTGAGTCGAGCACGTTTGAAGAAACGTCTTACCTGCTTCTGCTTGGCGAACTCCCTACGGCAACACAACTGAAGGAGTTTACTGAACTTCTGATTCACCATCGTGAGATCGATGCCCCTGTTCTCGACTGTCTGAAATCTTTGCCACCCAGCACCCCGCCGATGACAGCTTTGCGGACTGCGGTGTCGATCTCTGGATGTTACGACCCGCTGGCCGAGGACAACTCGCGAGCCGCGAATCTGGAGAAATCTGTTCGCCTCACAGCCGAAATGGCAACGATTACTGCCGCCTTCCGCCGCTTGCGAGAAGGTCTCGAACCGATTGCTCCCCGCAAGGATCTCAGCCATGCGGGCAATTTCATGTATATGCTCAATGGGACAGTTCCATCCGAAGATGCTACCCGAGCGATGGATCTGATTCTGATTCTGCATGCCGAGCATGGGCTGAATGCCAGCACGTTTGCCGCCCGTGTGATTGCTGCCACTCTGGCCGATCTTTACTCGGCTGTCACAGGTGCGATTGGTGCCCTCAAGGGGCCACTTCACGGTGGTGCGAATACTGAAGTGCTGAAGGTTCTCATGGAAATCGGCAGCGTGGACAACGTGGCCAGCTATGTGGAAACAACCCGGGCGAACAAGGGCAAGTTCATGGGCTTTGGCCATGCGGTCTATAAAGTGGAAGACCCACGGGCTCGCCATCTGAAAGCACTCTCCGAGCGACTGGGGAAAGAAACGGGAGATCCCAAGTGGTACGACATGTCGATCCTGATGGAGCGGCTGGTGCGTGAGTCGATCAACCGATATTGCAACGTCGATTTCTACTCGGCCAGTCTGCAGCACTATATGGGGATTCCCGGCGATCTGTTCACCTGTGTTTTCGCCACCAGCCGGATTGTCGGGTGGTGTGCCCATGTGCTTGAACAACTGGCTGATAACAAGATCATCCGGCCCTCTTCGAATTACATCGGTGCACCAGAACGTCATTACGTTCCCGTGAGCCAGCGATAA